A single window of Nicotiana sylvestris chromosome 5, ASM39365v2, whole genome shotgun sequence DNA harbors:
- the LOC138868488 gene encoding secreted RxLR effector protein 161-like, whose product MVEMQLKSQITSLAANFAVLSPKLTLHKVLFVPSFKALSMKRPLEIGRARNGTNIEEIKELKAFLHDQFKIKDLGRLNYFLGREVIKLKAEEGLLLPDLTYYRKLVGKLNFLTNTRMDIAYSVQHLSQFMQTSREPHFKAALHVLRYLKNDQTLGIFFSSNSDCTVKAFYDSDWAVCPDSRRTVSGCIVLLGDSSISWKSKKQEIVSISYAEAEYRSIRKVVGELVWLKRLLE is encoded by the exons ATGGTGGAAATGCAATTGAAGTCTCAAATAACATCACTAGCCGCAAACTTTGCAG TCCTTAGTCCTAAACTGACTTTACATAAGGTTTTGTTTGTCCCTAGTTTTAAG GCCCTTTCAATGAAGAGGCCTCTGGAGATTGGTAGAGCAAGGAATG GCACAAATATTGAGGAAATTAAGGAACTGAAGGCCTTCCTCCATGACCAATTTAAAATCAAAGATCTAGGGAGATTAAACTATTTCTTGGGACGGGAAGT TATCAAGTTGAAGGCAGAAGAGGGACTCTTGTTGCCAGATCTTACTTACTACAGAAAGTTGGTTGGGAAGCTCAACTTTCTCACCAACACTAGGATGGACATTGCCTATAGTGTTCAACACTTAAGTCAGTTCATGCAAACATCTAGAGAGCCTCATTTCAAGGCTGCTCTACATGTCTTGAGATATCTTAAAAATGATCAAACATTGGGCATTTTCTTTTCTAGCAACTCAGATTGTACTGTGAAGGCTTTCTATGATTCAGATTGGGCTGTATGCCCTGATTCTAGAAGAACAGTGAGTGGATGTATTGTCTTGCTAGGTGATAGCTCTattagctggaagtcaaagaagcAGGAAATAGTCTCCATCTCCTATGCAGAGGCTGAGTATAGATCTATAAGAAAGGTAGTTGGTGAGTTAGTTTGGCTCAAAAGATTGCTGGAATAG